CAGCCTACGGGAGCTCCTACGTCGGGATGGTATTTACCCGGTAGGAGCTGCCGCAAGCTGCGATCTTTTGATCTTTAAAACAGCAGACTCAGTTCCAGCCGACCCGATCCATCATCCGAATCGCTTCAGCCTGACGCTTGCCGGCGATTTCCACTGGCAAGGTATCGGCCACGAACTTGCCCCAGCTCGCGACTTCAGCCGAAGGCGGAACGGCAGGGTTGGCCGGAAACTCCTGGTTCACGTCAGCGAAAATCTTCTGCGCTTCAGGCGTGGTCATCCACTCCACCAGCGCCTTGGCGGCTTCCGGGTGCGGTGCATGTTTGGTCAGGCCGATACCCGACAGGTTGACGTGCACGCCACGGTCGCCCTGATTCGGCCAGAACAGTTTCACCGGCAGGTCCGGCTTCTGCTTGTGCAGACGGCCATAGTAGTAAGTGTTGACGATGCCGACGTCGCACTGACCGGCATTGATCGCTTCCAGCACGGCGATGTCGTCGGAGAACACGTCGGTGGACAGGTTGTTGACCCAGCCTTTGAGGATCTTCTCGGTTTTCTCGGCGCCATGGACTTCGATCATGGTGGCGGTCAGGGACTGGTTGTAGACCTTCTTCGCCGTGCGCAGGCACAGGCGGCCTTCCCACTGTTTATCGGCCAGCGCCTCGTAGGTGGTCAGCTCACCGGGTTTTACCCGGTCGGTGGAGTAGGCGATGGTCCGCGCCCGCAGGCTCAGGCCAGTCCAGGCATGGGAGGATGCACGGTATTGCAGCGGGATGTTGGCGTCGATCACCTTGGAGGTGAACGGCTGGAGGATGCCCATCTGCTCGGCCTGCCAAAGGTTGCCGGCATCGACGGTCAGCAGCAGGTCGGCAGTGGCGTTTTCGCCCTCGGCCTTGATCCGCTGCATCAGCGGCGCTTCCTTGTCGGTGATGAACTTCACCTGTACGCCGGTTTTCTGGGTGTAGGCATCGAAGACCGGTTTGATCAGCTCATCGATACGCGAGGAGTAAACCACCACCTCGTCGGCAGCCTGGGCGGCGGTGCTGCCTATCAGGGTCAGGGCCAGTGCGGTCAGTAGACGCTTGGGTGCCAACATGGAAGCGGTCTCTCGAAATGGGGAAGTGAGCCCAAATGATAAGGACTCACATTTCGCTTCTCAATCGAACACTGGGTGGAGGAGTTACCAGATGTTGCACAATCGAATGAATGACAATGTGGCGAGGGGGCTTCAGGCCTTGGCCAACGCCGGCAGATCCCCGATCAACCCAAGCGCTTCGCGCACGAACAACGCCTTGGCCTCGGGCATCTGGTCGACCATCTTCAACCCGGTATTGCGCAACCAGCGCACCGGCAACGGATCGGCCTGGAACAGCCGTTCGAACCCTTCCATCGCCGCCATCAACGCCAGGTTGTGGGGCATGCGCCGACGCTCATAGCGACTGAGCACTTTCACATCCGCCAACCGCTCACCGCGCGCGGCCGCTTGCAGCAGTACTTCGGCCAGCACTGCGGCATCGAGGAAACCGAGGTTCACGCCCTGTCCGGCCAGCGGATGGATGGTGTGGGCCGCGTCGCCGATCAACGCCAGACCTTCTGCCACGTAACGCTTGGCATGACGCTGACGCAGCGGCACGCAAAGACGCGGGTCGGCGCTGAGCACCGTGCCGAGGCAGCCTTCAAAGGCCCGCTCCAGATCCTTGCAGAAGCTTTCGTCGTCCAGCGCCATCAGGCGTTCGGCTTCGCTCGGCGTGGTCGACCAGACAATCGAGCACCAATCCTGCTGACCGTCCCGTTCCAGCGGCAGAAACGCCAGCGGGCCGTTGTCGGTGAAACGCTGCCACGCGGTCATTTGATGCGGTTTGGAACAGCGCACACTGGTGACGATCGCGTGGTGCATGTAATCCCATTCGCGGGTCGCAATGCCGGTCAGGCGCCGCACCGCCGAGTTGGCGCCATCCGCCGCGATCACCAACGGTGCCCGCAAGGTGCGGCCATCGGCCAGGGTCAGCAGCCAATCGTCACCGGAACGGCGCATCTGCTCTAGACGTGCGTTGGCCAGCATCCCGAGGTCGCAGTCGTGCAGCCGGTCGAGCAAGGCGTCCTGAACCACACGGTTCTCGACGATATGCCCGAGTACGTCGGCATGTACGCTGGTCGCCGAGAAATGGATCTTCCCGGTGCCGCTGCCATCCCAGACGTGCATGTCGGTGTAAGGACTGCTGCGCCGGTTGGCGATGCCGTCCCACACGCCCAGGCGTTCGAGTATTCGTTGGCTGGCCGCCGACAGGGCGCTCACCCGCGGCTCGAACGGCGCTTGGCCATCGAAGGGTTTGACGCTCAAAGGGCTGCCGTCCAGCAGCAGGACTTCAAGCCCGCTGTTTTGTAACGCCAGCGCCAGGGCACTGCCGACCATTCCGGCCCCGACAATCAGCAGATCTGCGCGCATTTCCATGCTTTAGGCCTGTCTCTCTTGCGGCTTGAGCCGCAGGTAAAGGGTTCTCTCGACGCGCGTCACCGAAGCGCTCGCGTCGTCATGAATATTGATGTGCAGGTGCGCCCGCTTAAACATCGGGACGTGTACCCAGGCCCATGGCCTGCCGGGCGAACCAGCGCTTGGCCGGCGGCAGCAGATCGAGACCGAGCAGGCCGATGTTGCGCCCCAGGGAAACCAGCGGCTGGGTGCTGCCAAACAACCGGGTGACCTGATCGGAGAAGCCCACGGTCAGGTTCTGGTCCAGACGCTGACGCTCGCGATAAGCCTGCAACGTGGTGAAATCGCCGAGCGCGGTCTCGCTGCTCAGCAAGGTGTCGGCCAAGGCCTGGGCATCGCGCAGGGACAGGTTGAAGCCTTGTCCGGCAATCGGGTGCAGGCTGTGCGCGGCGTTGCCGAGGATCGCCAGATGTGGGCGGACTTGCTCCTCGGCTTCGATCAGCGACAGCGGATATAAATTGCGGGCGCCGACCTGTTTCAGCGTGCCGAGGCGATAACCGAACACGCCCTGCAACTCGTTGAGAAAGCTGCGGTCATCAAGGGCCGCCAACCGTTGCGCGTCCATGCCCAGACGGGTCCAGACCAGGGCGCAACGGTTTTCCGGCAGCGGCAACAAAGCCATTGGGCCGTCGTCAGTGAAGCGTTCGAAGGCCATGCCGTTGTGCGCTTCGCTCGGAGTGATGTTGGCGATCAGCGCGCTCTGGTTGTACGGGCGCTTCTTGATGCCGATCCCCAGCTGTTCACGCAGGCCCGAACGGCCGCCATCGGCCAACACCGCGAGGTCGCATTCCACCAGGGTTTCATCGTTGAGCGTCAGGCGATAGCCGTCGGTCAGCGGCTCCATGGCGGTGACTTCCGCCGGGCAACGCCAACTGATCACGTCCTTGTCCAGGCTGTGCCAGAGGCATTGGCCGAGCCAGGCGTTTTCCACCACATAACCCAGTGCTGGAACCCCCTCTTCCATCGCCGACAACCGCGCGGTGGAAAAACGCCCACGGTCGGAGACATGAATCTGCTTGATCGGCTCAGCGCGGCGGGAGATTTCCTGCCACACGCCCAGCCGTTGATAAATCTGCCGGGCGCCGAACGACAGCGCTGAAGAGCGAGCGTCATAGCTCGGTTGGTACGTATCGCCGGGGGCAAAGGGTTCGATCAGCACGATCTTCCAGCCACGGGCCTTGGCCCCGGCCTGTAACGCCAACGCCAGGCTGGCGCCAACCA
The Pseudomonas sp. GR 6-02 genome window above contains:
- a CDS encoding 2-octaprenyl-3-methyl-6-methoxy-1,4-benzoquinol hydroxylase, with protein sequence MRADLLIVGAGMVGSALALALQNSGLEVLLLDGSPLSVKPFDGQAPFEPRVSALSAASQRILERLGVWDGIANRRSSPYTDMHVWDGSGTGKIHFSATSVHADVLGHIVENRVVQDALLDRLHDCDLGMLANARLEQMRRSGDDWLLTLADGRTLRAPLVIAADGANSAVRRLTGIATREWDYMHHAIVTSVRCSKPHQMTAWQRFTDNGPLAFLPLERDGQQDWCSIVWSTTPSEAERLMALDDESFCKDLERAFEGCLGTVLSADPRLCVPLRQRHAKRYVAEGLALIGDAAHTIHPLAGQGVNLGFLDAAVLAEVLLQAAARGERLADVKVLSRYERRRMPHNLALMAAMEGFERLFQADPLPVRWLRNTGLKMVDQMPEAKALFVREALGLIGDLPALAKA
- a CDS encoding extracellular solute-binding protein codes for the protein MLAPKRLLTALALTLIGSTAAQAADEVVVYSSRIDELIKPVFDAYTQKTGVQVKFITDKEAPLMQRIKAEGENATADLLLTVDAGNLWQAEQMGILQPFTSKVIDANIPLQYRASSHAWTGLSLRARTIAYSTDRVKPGELTTYEALADKQWEGRLCLRTAKKVYNQSLTATMIEVHGAEKTEKILKGWVNNLSTDVFSDDIAVLEAINAGQCDVGIVNTYYYGRLHKQKPDLPVKLFWPNQGDRGVHVNLSGIGLTKHAPHPEAAKALVEWMTTPEAQKIFADVNQEFPANPAVPPSAEVASWGKFVADTLPVEIAGKRQAEAIRMMDRVGWN
- the ubiH gene encoding 2-octaprenyl-6-methoxyphenyl hydroxylase; amino-acid sequence: MSRVNLAIIGGGLVGASLALALQAGAKARGWKIVLIEPFAPGDTYQPSYDARSSALSFGARQIYQRLGVWQEISRRAEPIKQIHVSDRGRFSTARLSAMEEGVPALGYVVENAWLGQCLWHSLDKDVISWRCPAEVTAMEPLTDGYRLTLNDETLVECDLAVLADGGRSGLREQLGIGIKKRPYNQSALIANITPSEAHNGMAFERFTDDGPMALLPLPENRCALVWTRLGMDAQRLAALDDRSFLNELQGVFGYRLGTLKQVGARNLYPLSLIEAEEQVRPHLAILGNAAHSLHPIAGQGFNLSLRDAQALADTLLSSETALGDFTTLQAYRERQRLDQNLTVGFSDQVTRLFGSTQPLVSLGRNIGLLGLDLLPPAKRWFARQAMGLGTRPDV